The genomic segment ATGACAATGCGGAATTGATGACATGCTGCGCTAACGGATGGCTCAATCGATAAGGTGTTGCATCATCCGTCTGCTGAAGCATCGCATATTTACCAGGTCGCTGACCTGCAACAGGAACACGAAGGACAAAGCTGTGATTGTTATCATTGAAAACAGCCTCTTTGCTGAGAATGTATTTGGTCAGTTCCCAGAAAATATGCTCATAACGATTGAGGAATCCTGTGGTGTTATCGCGTGTCATGCGAAGATGCTCCTGCACATTGATGTCGAAGTTCTCCAACACCTGTGAACGTACTTCCGTCATACGCTCATCTATCTGTTCCTGCATTTCGTTTTGCAGTTGCTCGAAAGCCTGGTTGATTTCCTCTTCACTACGACATTGCTGGTATATCTCCCAGATGTGAGACTCTATATCGATGGTGTCAGCCTGTCCTAATACTTCATCACTGGCTCCAAACACATCGTCGAAGAGTTTGAACTTAGTGGAGAGCAATTGGAACACACGAACATCAGCATAGTTGCGCATGTTAAGAAAATTGACCACTACAACATCATATTTCTGTCCATATCGGTGACAGCGACCAATACGCTGCTCTATGCGTTGCGGGTTCCACGGGAGGTCGTAGTTGATGACTAATGAGCAGAATTGCAGGTTCAGTCCTTCCGCAGCTGCTTCGGTAGCAATCATGATGTCTGCTTTGTGTTGGAACTCATCCACTGCAGCGGCCCTTCGGTCGGCAGCCTTGATGCCGCTCACCTTGTCAGGATGATCCTGACACCAGCGTTTATATATCTCGTTGGTCTGTGGTTCACTTGCCTTGCCGTTGAATAACACGACACGTTTGGCATAGCCATTAGCTTCAAGAAACTCGCGCAGAAAAGCCTGCGTCTTTGTAGATTCTGTGAAGATAAGTGCTTTCCTCTCTGCACCTTGTTCTTGAAGTTTGGTAAACGATTCTTCCAGAGCAACGAGCAATGCTTTCGATTTCGATTCTGATTTGATTGATTTCGCTTTTTCAATGAAGCCATCGATGGTTTTGATTTCCTCTTTCAAACGAGGAACATCTATCTCTTCACTATCAAACAGCTCGTCTTCATATTCAGTATCAGCAGCCTCGTCTTCGTAAGAGTCCCATTCGTCTTCATCAACAAGGTCTTCTATGTCAAGACGCTCCTGCTTCTGGTTTTCGAGCATCCGTTGGAGACGTTCTTTGATATGAGTAAGGGTATAGATGAGTGCGTAGGTAGAAGAAGCTAGAATCTTACGCACAATCATAGTCGTGAGCTTCTTCTGCGCAGCAGGAACACTGTATATGTCATTTCTACGCAGGAAATCACTTACAGCCTGATACAGTTGTTGCTCCTCATCAGTAGCATTAAACTTTTGTGTAAGTGGAAGACGATGAGTATAATTGATATACTCTTTCACATCGCGTCGCAAAGTACGAGTATATAACTTCTCGATACGCTGACGCAGTTCTTTCAGGTTTTCTCCTTTGCCATATTGTCTTCGGAAACTTTTTTCACTACCAAACAGACGGTCGTCAATGATACTGGTAAGACCATATAGCTCCATCAAGGAATTCTGGAAGGGTGTGGCAGTAAGCAATAGTTTCTTTACGCCTGTCAAAGCATCACGTACTTCAGCTGATGTTCGGGCGGAAGAACGATAGACATTACGCATCTTGTGGGCTTCGTCTATAACCGCCAAGTCAAAACCGTGAAGTAGGATGTCTTCCTTATGTTTTGCCACAAAGTTATAGCTACATATAATGGCACGCTTGGGACTAAGCGGATTCTTTCCTTCGCGTCGATAAGCATTAAAGTTCTTGGTATCAAGAATCTCGCTGGGGATTCCGAACTTATCGAGCAATTCTGCTTCCCATTGTTTGCGCAGAGAGGCTGGACAGACTATGAGAATCTTTTTTCTACCCGTTGCCCAATACTGACAAACGACTAGACCCGCTTCGATGGTTTTTCCCAAACCAACCTCATCGGCAAGAACCACGCCCTTGGAAAATGGCGATGCAAAAGCAAATAAAGCGGCATCAATCTGGTGGGGATTGATGTCAACAGTGCTACTCAGCAGCGATTGTGAGAGTGAGCCAATGTCACCATTTGCTGACTGTCCATTTAGGAGAGCTGCATAATACTTTGCATGAAAGCGAGTAATCGCATTTGCCATTATCACCTAAATAACTCCCGTCGTAGTGTCTCGATAGGCGACCAAGCCCTTTTTACACAGCGAGGGAGTTCTATTATTCTTTGTTTTGCCTTATGGCATTTTGTGGTCTTTATCGAGAATATCCGCAACCCAATTCAAGCACAAAATGGAGGCATGCTCCATTCGTCTCTTTCCAAGAGACGGATATTTGGGTACAAAGGTACTTATTTTCTTGCAAAATCCACCTTATTAAATAAGAAAACCGACTTTATACATGCAACTTTTTCACTTTGTTTAGCAAAAACAGGTAGAAATAACTTCTGAAACTGTGATATAAGGGGACTTTTTGTTTCTCTACGTCTCTTGGAAAGAGATTGAGAAATTTGCTAAACAAATTCTTGTTTACAATAATCCCAATATCATCTTGTTTGCTTTATCAACCACCGACGTTTCCAGTGAAGCGAGGTAGATTTGTGTCGTTGCCTCTGAGTCATGTCCCATTCCTTTGCTGATAACTGACAGAGGCACATTCTTCGCTTTGGCTGCATTTGCCCATGAATGACGAGCCACATACATGGTGAGCGGTCTTTGGTGTTTCAGCATTGTGGAAAGTTCCTTTAGGCGATAGTTGACAAGATGCAGTGCATTGTCATATTGCCTTCGCTCATTGCCTTGCTCTTTGATGATAGGGAGAAGAAAGTCTGTTTGATTTTCAGGGTATTTAGCAATGATTTCAGCCATGCACTTCTCCCACTTGATGGTCAGCTCCTGACCTGTCTTTCGTCTGTGATAGGTCAGGATTCCATTCTGAAGGTCTGTCTTTCTGAGGTATGCCATATCCACAAAGGACATTCCTCGGGTGTAGAAGCTGAACATGAACATATCACGGGCGAAGTCCAATGACGGTTTCATGGATAAATCCAATTCCTTCAAGGCTTTGATGTCCTTCTTTTTGTTACATAAACTGATGAGTTGTTCGTCATCCTTGTCACACCATGGTTTATATGCGTTAGGGTATTGCTTTCGTTTTTCGTTGAATGTATAGGTTTTCTTTTGCTTTTTCTTCTTCTTGCTGCAAAAACATGGAAACATGAAAGGATGGCAAATGGTACAAATAATCGACGATAGATTGAGCACCAGAGATGATTGAAACGATTTTCTTCAAGGGAATTATGTATAGTAGCTCTGGATTAGATGAATCACCGCCAACTCCTAAAATAATAGTTACCGGCATACGTCGGACTTCAGAGAAAGTCTGATACTTTTTGCAGTGTTTTTACACTTTTTTATCACAAACGCCCAAGTTAGGCGGCGTTTCGGAGTAAAAAATAAATGATTTATTTTGTTCTTCACTCAACTTGCACTAACTTTGGA from the Prevotella sp. Rep29 genome contains:
- a CDS encoding SNF2-related protein, translating into MANAITRFHAKYYAALLNGQSANGDIGSLSQSLLSSTVDINPHQIDAALFAFASPFSKGVVLADEVGLGKTIEAGLVVCQYWATGRKKILIVCPASLRKQWEAELLDKFGIPSEILDTKNFNAYRREGKNPLSPKRAIICSYNFVAKHKEDILLHGFDLAVIDEAHKMRNVYRSSARTSAEVRDALTGVKKLLLTATPFQNSLMELYGLTSIIDDRLFGSEKSFRRQYGKGENLKELRQRIEKLYTRTLRRDVKEYINYTHRLPLTQKFNATDEEQQLYQAVSDFLRRNDIYSVPAAQKKLTTMIVRKILASSTYALIYTLTHIKERLQRMLENQKQERLDIEDLVDEDEWDSYEDEAADTEYEDELFDSEEIDVPRLKEEIKTIDGFIEKAKSIKSESKSKALLVALEESFTKLQEQGAERKALIFTESTKTQAFLREFLEANGYAKRVVLFNGKASEPQTNEIYKRWCQDHPDKVSGIKAADRRAAAVDEFQHKADIMIATEAAAEGLNLQFCSLVINYDLPWNPQRIEQRIGRCHRYGQKYDVVVVNFLNMRNYADVRVFQLLSTKFKLFDDVFGASDEVLGQADTIDIESHIWEIYQQCRSEEEINQAFEQLQNEMQEQIDERMTEVRSQVLENFDINVQEHLRMTRDNTTGFLNRYEHIFWELTKYILSKEAVFNDNNHSFVLRVPVAGQRPGKYAMLQQTDDATPYRLSHPLAQHVINSALSLSLEDAEVEFDQKALSMNADLPDYLQGQSGVLILSSLAVSALAEEQYMLFNAITDDGRIVSQEDCEKLFLNGGKELPCEQVEEQTRLRLQKDVLQHSAAKLKELDTRNLSFFKVEENRIYQWEHDVIDGIEAELSTIKKQILQTERDARNAESVAEKLALEKKVDELKRKKRRLRNELDDREEEVSQQRKSMITELEQRMVKQTEQQNLFVIRWKVKEN